TACCCTTGTTTATCCGGTAATCTGAAAAGGCTGCCGGATTTTTTTTGCTGATGAAAAATTGAATGCAGTATCGCTGACTCAAAAGAAATGCACCTGAAATTTCAGTAGTTTCAAAAAACATTTGCCGGCATGATATTTGACTCCGGTCAAAACACTTTTCCTGGCCTGTTGAGCCTGACAAATTGAACATACTATAACTTATCTTTACTGATATGACGAATGATGGTTTCGGTTTGACCGAACTGATTGAAAATGAAACTGAATTTATTCCGCTCCTCTCTACCGAAGATGAAGAGCAGATGAATGCGGAGGAGGTACCTGAAACGCTGCCGATTCTTCCCTTGCGCAATACGGTATTGTTTCCCGGAGTTGTAATCCCTATCACGGTTGGCCGTGATAAATCTATCCGTTTGATCAAGGATTATTATAAAGGAAACCGGATCATCGGGGCTGTTGCACAGAAAGATGTTGATATTGAGGATCCATCGTTTAAAGACCTCAATGAAATAGGAACCATTGCCTACATCATCAAGTTGCTGCAAATGCCTGACGGGAGCACAACTGCCATTATTCAGGGGAAAAAGCGTTTCCGCATTCTTGAGATGCTTCAGGATGATCCCTATTTTATTGCCAGGGTCAATCAGTTTGACAAGGTGAAACCACTGGTGCGTGATAAGAAATTCAACGCTTTGATTTCGTCTGTAAAAGACCTTGCAATTCAGATCATTAATTTATCCCCGAGCCTGCCTTCTGATTCGGTTTTTGCGATCCGAAACATTGAAAGTCCTGTTTTTCTTGTAAATTTTATATCATCCAACCTTAATATTTCGCTTGAAGAAAAGCAGAAACTGCTTGCCATCGATGACCTTATTGAACGGGCAAATATGGTTCTTGGGCTTCTGACCCGGGAACTTCAGATTATAGAACTTAAAAATCAGATTCAAAGTAAAGTCAAGATCGATCTTGACAAGCAGCAGCGCGATTACTTGCTTAACCAGCAACTCAAAACCATACAGGAAGAACTGGGCGATAATCCGCATACGCAGGAAATTTCTGACTTAAGGGAAAAAGCTGCAAAAAAGCGTTGGCCTGAAAATGTGGCAGAGGTCTTTGAGAAGGAATTGACAAAATTGCAGCGCATGAATCCGGCGGCCATGGAATATTCCATGCAGTTGAATTATCTTGAGGTATTGACTGACCTTCCGTGGAACGATTTCACGGTGGACAATTTTGACCTTAAACATGCACAAAAGGTATTGGATAAGGATCATTACGGACTTGAAACCGTGAAGGAGCGCATTATTGAATATCTGGCTGTACTGAAGCTGAAAGGAGATATGAAATCGCCCATCCTTTGTCTGTTTGGCCCTCCGGGGGTTGGAAAAACTTCTCTCGGAAAGTCAGTGGCAAGGGCGGTGAACAGGAATTACATCCGGATGTCGTTGGGTGGCCTGCGCGATGAAGCTGAAATCAGGGGACACAGGAAAACATACATTGGTGCGATGCCTGGCAGAATATTGCAGAGCATTAAGAAGGCCAAAGCGTCAAATCCGGTTTTTGTGCTGGATGAAATTGATAAGGTAATCGGAGCAAATATCAATGGCGATCCTTCGGCTGCCCTGCTCGAAGTGCTTGATCCGGAGCAGAACAATACTTTCTACGATAATTTCTTGGAACTTGAATATGACTTATCAAAGGTGATGTTTATTGCAACCGCAAACAACCTCAGTACTATACACCCGGCCCTGCGCGACAGAATGGAAGTAATTGAGATTACAGGTTATCTGCTGGAGGAAAAAATTGAAATCGCACGCCGGCACCTGGTACCCAAGCAACTGCATGAACATGGCGTTAAATCCGGTCAGCTTGCGTTCGATAAAAAGATTATCGAACTCATTATCGACGCATACACCCGCGAATCAGGCGTCAGGGAACTGGAGAAGAAGATCGCCAAAATCATCAGGCATCAGGCGAGATTTATCGTTAGCGGAGATCCATATAATCCCTCTGTAACGGTTGAAGATGTTCATAAAATTCTTGGTCCGGCGAAGTTCAATAAAGAAAAAGATGAAACTCCTCATGCTGCAGGTGTGGTTACCGGATTGGCATGGACCCCGGTAGGCGGCGAGATTTTGTACGTGGAAACCAGCCTGAGCCGAGGGAAAGGGAACATGGGATTAACAGGGAATCTCGGAGATGTAATGAAGGAATCAGCAACCCTGGCCTTTGAATACCTTAAGTCGCATAGCGATCAACTCGGCCTTGAACCTTCGGTTTTTGAAAAATGGAATGTTCATCTTCACGTTCCGGAAGGGGCTACCCCCAAAGACGGTCCTTCGGCCGGAATCACCATGTTCACAGCGCTGGCTTCGGCATTTACCCAGCGATTAATCAAGCCCCGGCTTGCGATGACCGGTGAAATTACCCTGCGTGGTAAAGTGCTTCCGGTTGGCGGGATAAAGGAAAAAATTCTGGCCGCCCGCAGAGCCGGCATAAAAGAGATTATTCTGCCTGCAGATAACAAAAAGGACATTGAGGAAATCAAGCCGGTGTATCTGAAAGGGCTGAAAATCCACTATGTTGAACAGATGATTGATGTGCTTGATCTGGCCCTTATGGGGAAGCTTGCATCAAACCCATTGAAAATCAATTATTAATTTTTGCTGATCTGGCATAAGGTTAAAAGGCTCAATGAAAAAAATACTGATTATTCTGGGGCATCCGGTTAAAGATACGTTTTCAAATTCGTTGTTCGAGCATTATCGCAAAGGGGCAATATCTTCGGGCGCTGAAATACGGGAGATCGTCCTCAGGGACCTTGACTTCGAACTGAATTTCAGGGAAGGCTACAGAGGAAATCAGGAACTGGAGCCTGATCTTCAAAAAGCGCAGGAAGCCATCAAATGGGCAGAACATATCGTTATTATTTATCCGAACTGGTGGTCAACCTTTCCGGCATTGATGAAAGGATTTATAGACCGGACTTTTCTGCCGGGATTTGCATTCAGGTACCGGAAAGGAAGTCTTCTGTGGGATAAGTATCTGACCGGTCGTTCTGCAAGGCTGATCATCACCATGGATACACCGCCCTGGTATTACTGGCTGGTTTATCGCAGGCCTGGACACAATGCGATGAAGCGCGGAATTCTCGGGTTTTGTGGTATCAGGCCTGTACGTATCACCACTATTG
This sequence is a window from Lentimicrobium saccharophilum. Protein-coding genes within it:
- a CDS encoding NAD(P)H-dependent oxidoreductase; the protein is MKKILIILGHPVKDTFSNSLFEHYRKGAISSGAEIREIVLRDLDFELNFREGYRGNQELEPDLQKAQEAIKWAEHIVIIYPNWWSTFPALMKGFIDRTFLPGFAFRYRKGSLLWDKYLTGRSARLIITMDTPPWYYWLVYRRPGHNAMKRGILGFCGIRPVRITTIGSLKVSSEARRQQWLRKVEKLGRKLI
- the lon gene encoding endopeptidase La — its product is MTNDGFGLTELIENETEFIPLLSTEDEEQMNAEEVPETLPILPLRNTVLFPGVVIPITVGRDKSIRLIKDYYKGNRIIGAVAQKDVDIEDPSFKDLNEIGTIAYIIKLLQMPDGSTTAIIQGKKRFRILEMLQDDPYFIARVNQFDKVKPLVRDKKFNALISSVKDLAIQIINLSPSLPSDSVFAIRNIESPVFLVNFISSNLNISLEEKQKLLAIDDLIERANMVLGLLTRELQIIELKNQIQSKVKIDLDKQQRDYLLNQQLKTIQEELGDNPHTQEISDLREKAAKKRWPENVAEVFEKELTKLQRMNPAAMEYSMQLNYLEVLTDLPWNDFTVDNFDLKHAQKVLDKDHYGLETVKERIIEYLAVLKLKGDMKSPILCLFGPPGVGKTSLGKSVARAVNRNYIRMSLGGLRDEAEIRGHRKTYIGAMPGRILQSIKKAKASNPVFVLDEIDKVIGANINGDPSAALLEVLDPEQNNTFYDNFLELEYDLSKVMFIATANNLSTIHPALRDRMEVIEITGYLLEEKIEIARRHLVPKQLHEHGVKSGQLAFDKKIIELIIDAYTRESGVRELEKKIAKIIRHQARFIVSGDPYNPSVTVEDVHKILGPAKFNKEKDETPHAAGVVTGLAWTPVGGEILYVETSLSRGKGNMGLTGNLGDVMKESATLAFEYLKSHSDQLGLEPSVFEKWNVHLHVPEGATPKDGPSAGITMFTALASAFTQRLIKPRLAMTGEITLRGKVLPVGGIKEKILAARRAGIKEIILPADNKKDIEEIKPVYLKGLKIHYVEQMIDVLDLALMGKLASNPLKINY